The following nucleotide sequence is from Deltaproteobacteria bacterium.
TCAGACTGCCTGCAGAATTGTTAAAGGCCCTCAAGTATAAGGCTATTGAAGAAACAAAAAGTGTAAATCAACTTATCCGCGAAGCTGTCGAAACGTCCTTATTTTCTTCGATAACGCCCGAGAAAAACAAAAAAGATGCCATTGAAGATATTATCGGCCGTGCCGAATCCGGGATTAAAAACGGTTCAATTAACCATGACCAGTATTTATATGGCAAGAAAAAGTGAAAATTTTTATTGATACCGGTGCTTTTATCGCCGTCATCGACCAGGCTGATGATTATCATGGTGCGGCTGCAGCTTTTTTTAAAAATGCCCTTGAAAAAGAAATAAAATTCATTACCACTGATTTTGTCGTCTGTGAAACCATGAATTTTTTGAGGTCAAAGATTTCTCATTCGATGGCCGTTTTCTTTTGGGAACATCTTAAAAAGAGCAAGGTAATCGAGGTGCTGCGAATTACTCCCCATCTCCAGGAAGGTGCCTTTAAAATTTTTAAACAATATGCC
It contains:
- a CDS encoding CopG family transcriptional regulator, translated to MPPLVATNIRLPAELLKALKYKAIEETKSVNQLIREAVETSLFSSITPEKNKKDAIEDIIGRAESGIKNGSINHDQYLYGKKK
- a CDS encoding PIN domain-containing protein codes for the protein MKIFIDTGAFIAVIDQADDYHGAAAAFFKNALEKEIKFITTDFVVCETMNFLRSKISHSMAVFFWEHLKKSKVIEVLRITPHLQEGAFKIFKQYADKDFSFTDCTSFTAMKSFKINRAFGFDKHFEQYGHFEQLPSPY